The genome window GATCACCAAGGAGAATATAGTTCCTTACGCTGAGTGCGGAGTTGACTTCATATCAATGGGAGCCTTGACTCATAAGGTCAGAAGTCTGGACATAAGTCTGAAAGCAGAATTCGATGTTCAAACCGCTGATTGAGTATATACAGACCAGTCCACCAGTAGAATGGACCAGATCCGCTTTGGAGAAGATCATTCTACCCGGTTTCGAAGGATTGAATCTGCTATTTGTCATTCGGTTCTTTTTCCATGGACTAGGAAATGGAGCTCTGGCGCTGCGTGCTTCTGCCATTTCCTTCCAGTTGATCATGGCCTTCTTCCCCACGGTCATTCTGCTTTTCTCACTGATCCCCTACATATCGGATGACTTTCAGATACTCCTACTCAACTACCTGAGCGATATCATTCCGAATAGGGCATATGCCGTATTCGAAGGTGCCATCGTAGACCTCATTCAGAACAAACGCACGGGTATTCTTTCCGTGACCTTCCTACTGGTCTTCTATTATTCCAGTCGATCGGTGTCGTCTATTCTCTCAGCATTCGGGCAGTCGGTCAATCTGGTCAATCGGCAAGGAGCATTCATTCAGTTCTTCATATCCCTACTGATCATGTTGGTATTGGCCATACTGGTGATCACCGCTCTGTCTTTGGTCACTGCTAGTGGATGGGTCGCAGATTATCTGGACAGCCTGGAAATTATAGACGATGGTATACAGACCGCCTTTTTCTATTTGACCAACTATGCCATCGTACTGCTCCTATTCATGATGGCCATATCGATACTTTATAATGTGGGCAATCCGGATGACAAAGGGTGGAAGGTCTTTTCTGCAGGGACCACCTTGGCCAGCCTGCTCATGATCTTGATCGCCCTCGGGTTTGCCACCTATGTGAACGACTTCACAAGTTTCGATGAACTCTATGGTTATGTGGGTTCGGTCATCGGGTCCATCATTATCTTCTGTCTGTGGATCTACTTCAACAGTATTGTTCTTCTGATAGGTTTCGAACTGAATGCCTCGATAAGTCGGGCGCGAAAAGCCCACTCAGAAGTCAAGGAATCACTTGTTGAAAAGCACTCTAAGCTC of Flavobacteriales bacterium contains these proteins:
- a CDS encoding YihY/virulence factor BrkB family protein, which translates into the protein MFKPLIEYIQTSPPVEWTRSALEKIILPGFEGLNLLFVIRFFFHGLGNGALALRASAISFQLIMAFFPTVILLFSLIPYISDDFQILLLNYLSDIIPNRAYAVFEGAIVDLIQNKRTGILSVTFLLVFYYSSRSVSSILSAFGQSVNLVNRQGAFIQFFISLLIMLVLAILVITALSLVTASGWVADYLDSLEIIDDGIQTAFFYLTNYAIVLLLFMMAISILYNVGNPDDKGWKVFSAGTTLASLLMILIALGFATYVNDFTSFDELYGYVGSVIGSIIIFCLWIYFNSIVLLIGFELNASISRARKAHSEVKESLVEKHSKL